A part of Aegilops tauschii subsp. strangulata cultivar AL8/78 chromosome 2, Aet v6.0, whole genome shotgun sequence genomic DNA contains:
- the LOC109764223 gene encoding uncharacterized protein isoform X2 produces the protein MDDPRRRVRGDPAPPYGDFDGLFSVEIHHSGFFCGSDISRTYMDYEVDWFDNCQTDTWSLLWIDDFLLQLGYDRQASKIDVYWCLPRKTVSDGLKLLTCDPDIVLMICATLEHKNLLLIVDHGDTLQSLNRDDVLTNGVKDPPKVITPKRHGKENVSYPEKEQSPREKMSRTGRRSMSFGEGCSSRNAMEEENIEDVNNSEEEGNDEDAGSETDEEFYESDYEVAEGDDDLFEANVDKDVDDHREKNILPDFEEELPEDALEDSHLNMSKEEKEKLKHKFSTFNPTTDLNAPVFKIGLVFADMKELRHALTAYSVRNRVKVNKLRNTSVSLEAVCKPGCTWYLKAGKDNRSSSIQIKKYVDNHTCTKAWDLRVLTAPFLTNKLREEFRDNEKMPLKKFSDKVETEYNLVPHRSKLGRARRAAVNQIRGVDDDQYNTLWDYGQELRRSNPGSQFFLCTKEVFDEKTKKVQE, from the exons ATGGATGACCCGCGTCGTCGGGTGCGAGGCGATCCAGCGCCGCCGTATG GAGATTTTGATGGTCTGTTCAGTGTTGAGATCCACCATAGTGGTTTCTTTTGTGGCAGTGACATAAGCAGAACATACATGGACTATGAGGTTGATTGGTTTGACAATTGTCAGACTGACACTTGGTCCTTACTCTGGATTGATGACTTTCTTCTGCAGCTAGGCTATGATAGACAAGCTTCAAAGATTGATGTTTACTGGTGTTTACCAAGAAAGACAGTTAGTGATGGcctgaagctcttgacctgtgaTCCCGACATTGTTCTTATGATTTGTGCAACATTAGAGCACAAGAACCTGCTGCTGATAGTAGACCATGGTGATACCCTGCAGTCATTAAACAGAGATGATGTTCTGACAAATGGAGTGAAGGATCCACCTAAGGTTATTACTCCAAAGAGGCATGGAAAAGAAAATGTCAGCTATCCAGAGAAAGAGCAGAGTCCTAGAGAGAAAATGTCAAGGACAGGAAGGAGATCTATGTCATTTGGAGAAGGATGTAGCTCAAGGAATGCTATGGAGGAGGAGAATATTGAGGATGTTAACAATAGCGAAGAAGAGGGAAATGATGAGGATGCAGGGTCAGAAACAGATGAGGAGTTCTATGAGAGTGACTATGAAGTTGCAGAAGGTGATGATGATTTGTTTGAGGCAAATGTAGACAAAGATGTTGATGATCACAGAGAGAAGAACATATTGCCAGACTTTGAAGAAGAACTTCCAGAAGATGCTTTGGAGGACAGCCACTTAAATATGTcgaaagaagagaaagagaaGTTGAAGCACAAATTCAGTACTTTCAACCCAACAACTGATCTGAATGCACCTGTGTTTAAGATTGGGTTGGTGTTTGCAGATATGAAGGAATTGAGGCATGCTCTCACTGCATACAGTGTAAGGAATAGGGTGAAAGTGAACAAGCTCAGAAATACTTCAGTATCACTAGAGGCTGTATGCAAGCCTGGTTGCACTTGGTACTTGAAGGCAGGTAAAGATAACAGGTCAAGTAGCATACAGATCAAGAAGTATGTTGACAATCACACTTGCACAAAAGCATGGGACCTGAGAGTTCTGACTGCTCCTTTTCTTACTAACAAGTTGAGAGAAGAATTCAGAGACAATGAAAAAATGCCTCTGAAGAAATTTTCAGATAAGGTGGAGACAGAATATAATTTGGTTCCACACAGGAGTAAGTTGGGAAGAGCTAGGAGAGCTGCAGTGAATCAAATAAGGGGAGTAGATGATGACCAATACAATACTTTGTGGGACTATGGTCAGGAGCTTAGAAGGAGCAATCCAGGAAGCCAGTTCTTCTTGTGCACTAAGGAAGTATTTGATGAGAAGACAAAGAAGGTACAAGAATGA
- the LOC109764221 gene encoding putative 3'(2'),5'-bisphosphate nucleotidase, mitochondrial: protein MPLLHLSLPAHRLLVGRRRLFAPLTPPPSRISIRAAALISSAAEDGCDLPFPPERAPHHRELAAAAASVERACRLCVDVKRSLLSGGRKILEKNDQSPVTIADFGVQALISFELQQLFPSIPLVAEEDSTFLKSSNPDDNSGNVLIESISSAVADKVKNSGSPLTHDDVLRAIDRGGKDAVSFDSNPATYWVLDPIDGTKGFLKGDDALYVVGLALVVNGKVAVGVMGCPNWTNGTTANKKEENLDPCPGNGILMVSHVCCGTWSRHLSPEIGQFTTAQDVWKRCFVDACSVVHMARFCIPDSQTWNMIPLSVLFDSTTDESDTRDENKILLRYACCGSLCKYIMVASGRASVFFSRARVNTQIKAWDHAVGMICVQEAGGQISDWSGEPLDLAADLTGRRILYPSGGVLVTNGALHDKLVELISANYK from the exons ATGCCGCTCCTCCACCTCTCGCTTCCGGCGCACCGTCTCCTCGTCGGCCGCCGGCGACTATTCGCCCCGCTGACGCCTCCTCCCTCTCGTATCTCGATAAG GGCGGCAGCGTTGATATCGTCAGCCGCGGAGGATGGATGCGATCTCCCCTTCCCGCCAGAGCGCGCTCCCCACCACCGCGAGctcgccgcagccgccgcctcTGTCGAGCGCGCCTGCCGCCTCTGCGTAGAC GTGAAGAGATCACTTCTTTCAGGTGGAAGGAAGATTCTTGAAAAGAATGACCAAAGTCCTGTGACAATTGCAGATTTTGGAGTTCAGGCCCTTATCAGCTTCG AGCTCCAGCAACTGTTTCCATCAATACCTCTGGTGGCAGAAGAGGACTCAACATTTCTGAAGTCATCTAATCCTGATGATAACAGTGGTAATGTACTCATTGAGTCAATTTCAAGTGCTGTCGCAGACAAAGTGAAAAATAGTGGTTCACCTTTAACTCATGATGATGTATTGAGAGCTATTGATAGAGGAGGCAAGGACGCTGTCTCCTTTGATTCAAATCCTGCTACTTATTGG GTACTTGATCCAATTGATGGCACTAAAGGTTTCTTGAAAGGAGATGATGCTCTGTATGTG GTCGGTTTGGCTCTTGTGGTGAACGGGAAGGTAGCAGTGGGAGTGATGGGATGTCCAAATTGGACCAATGGTACCACGGCAAACAAGAAAGAAGAAAATCTTGATCCCTGTCCTGGCAATGGCATCCTTATGGTGTCTCATGTATGCTGTGGTACTTGGTCTAGGCACTTGTCTCCTGAGATTGGCCAGTTCACCACAGCACAGGATGTTTGGAAGAGATGTTTTGTTGATGCATGTTCAGTTGTGCACATGGCACGCTTCTGCATTCCGGATAGCCAAACTTGGAACATGATACCATTATCCGTCCTCTTTGACTCAACAACAGATGAATCTGATACTCGAGATGAGAATAAAATTCTTCTCCGATATGCTTGCTGTGGCAG CTTGTGCAAATATATAATGGTAGCATCTGGGAGAGCCTCAGTTTTTTTCAGTCGAGCACGGGTGAACACTCAAATCAAG GCTTGGGATCATGCTGTTGGGATGATTTGTGTGCAGGAAGCTGGTGGTCAG ATCAGTGACTGGAGTGGAGAACCGTTGGATCTTGCAGCTGACCTAACAGGGCGAAGAATTCTGTACCCTTCAGGCGGTGTTCTTGTCACAAACGGCGCTCTGCACGACAAGCTCGTCGAACTGATCTCAGCAAACTATAAATAG
- the LOC109764223 gene encoding uncharacterized protein isoform X1 yields MMTNTILCGTMVRSLEGAIQEASSSCALRKYLMRRQRRYKNDLWSIARSTNEAAYTRNMDLMKEHSLGAYTWVEKLEPRTWIKAFFDPFCSSILDAREMPIKSMLDQIMWKLTNRIVGKQREAEKWTGRLCPKIQKKLDKYVEWAKNCRVQEYGQGVFKVFSLNNTYIVDLNMLSCECKRWVLSGVPCHHAIACFRHERIEPESMVHSCYTVEEYKKCYGFNMMPMTDPQQWEKMHGIAVHPPLYTKVMGRPKKNRKKDPEEKKDKTGVKKLSKHGVTMHCSVCGAANHNKKGHHNHVNQTTTEETTIEEEYDDPSIIANIMPHRVYPQLDPTQTPDSMVYKMQEMEKFTYPAPREFAPLPESSFIANARDSIPMVRVTTAMSRGRVRKTANEKVARPRKKQAREGNIAMGSNVATTGSNAPTSGANARGGGNARGGANARGGANARGGGNARGARAAAPSFYNLLFGPDGSTIHEPPLVMQGEEEVIFSQNTPGASQDPYLYDEGWPDDLHDFLSL; encoded by the exons ATGATGACCAATACAATACTTTGTGGGACTATGGTCAGGAGCTTAGAAGGAGCAATCCAGGAAGCCAGTTCTTCTTGTGCACTAAGGAAGTATTTGATGAGAAGACAAAGAAGGTACAAGAATGATCTATGGTCTATAGCAAGGTCCACTAATGAAGCTGCATACACCAGGAACATGGATCTAATGAAAGAACACAGCTTGGGTGCCTACACCTGGGTTGAGAAATTGGAGCCAAGAACATGGATCAAAGCATTCTTTGACCCATTTTGCAG TTCCATTTTGGATGCGAGGGAAATGCCAATTAAGTCAATGTTGGACCAAATTATGTGGAAGCTAACAAACAGGATTGTTGGTAAGCAGAGAGAGGCAGAGAAATGGACAGGCAGATTATGTCCCAAGATACAGAAGAAATTGGACAAGTATGTGGAGTGGGCAAAGAACTGCAGGGTGCAAGAGTATGGGCAAGGTGTTTTCAAGGTTTTCTCTTTGAACAACACATACATTGTTGACCTGAACATGCTTTCTTGTGAATGCAAAAGGTGGGTACTATCTGGCGTACCTTGCCATCATGCAATTGCATGTTTTAGGCATGAGAGAATTGAGCCAGAGAGCATGGTCCATTCATGCTACACTGTTGAGGAATATAAGAAGTGTTATGGATTTAATATGATGCCAATGACGGACCCACAACAATGGGAAAAAATGCATGGCATTGCTGTTCACCCACCCCTGTACACAAAAGTAATGGGCAGGCCTAAGAAGAACAGGAAAAAAGATCCAGAAGAGAAGAAGGACAAGACTGGGGTGAAAAAATTGAGCAAACATGGTGTGACCATGCATTGTTCTGTTTGTGGAGCTGCTAACCATAACAAGAAGGGCCACCACAATCATGTTAATCAAACAACAACTGAGGAAACAACAATTGAAGAAGAATATGACGATCCAAGCATAATTGCT AACATCATGCCACACAGAGTCTACCCTCAACTCGATCCAACACAAACCCCTGACTCAATGGTTTACaagatgcaagaaatg GAGAAGTTTACATATCCAGCACCTAGGGAATTTGCCCCCCTACCTGAGTCTAGCTTCATTGCCAATGCCAGAGACTCAATTCCTATGGTTAGAGTTACAACAGCCATGTCAAGAGGCAGGGTGAGAAAGACTGCCAATGAGAAAGTTGCAAGGCCAAGAAAAAAGCAGGCAAGGGAAGGCAATATTGCAATGGGAAGCAATGTTGCAACAACTGGAAGCAATGCTCCAACAAGTGGGGCCAATGCAAGAGGAGGTGGCAATGCAAGAGGAGGGGCCAATGCAAGAGGAGGGGCCAATGCAAGAGGAGGTGGCAATGCAAGAGGAGCAAGAGCTGCTGCTCCAAGTTTCTACAACTTGCTATTTGGACCCGATGGATCCACAATACATGAACCGCCACTTGTCATGCAGGGTGAGGAGGAGGTCATTTTTAGCCAAAATACACCAGGAGCTAGCCAGGATCCTTATCTCTATGATGAAGGTTGGCCTGATGATTTGCATGACTTTTTGTCTTTGTAG
- the LOC109764227 gene encoding laccase-4-like, whose protein sequence is MAISSRLPAACSLLMATLMLLIVQAQSITRRYDFNVQMANVTRLCASKSIVTVNGEYPGPTLVAREGDRVLVRVTNHVAHNMTLHWHGIRQLRSGWADGPAYVTQCPIQTGQSYVYNFTVAGQRGTLWWHAHISWLRATVYGAIVILPKLGVPYPFVAPHKELPLLFGEWWRADTEALISQALRTGGAPNISDAFTINGLPGPLYNSSAKDTFKLKVEPGKTYLLRLINAALNDELFFSVANHTLTIVEVDAVYVKPFPVKTLIISPGQTTNVLLTAKPFYPKANFYMSAAPYSVIRPGTFDNTTVAGILEYHNPHSASESSFDKDLPLFRPTLPRFNDTGLVTNFTSKLRSLATPQYPAAVPQSVDRRFFFTVGLGTRPCPVNATCQGPTNTTQFAAAINNISLVLPSTALLQSHFTGKSRGVYGSNFPVLPLSQFNYTGVSPNNTNVATGTKLLVLPFNASVELVMQDTSILGIESHPLHLHGFNFFVVGQGFGNYDPVNDPMRFNLVDPVERNTVGVPAGGWVAIRFLADNPGVWFMHCHLEVHTTWGLRMAWLVLDGSLSNQKLLPPPSDLPKC, encoded by the exons ATGGCGATTTCCTCCCGTCTTCCGGCTGCTTGCTCTCTCCTCATGGCGACTCTGATGCTGCTCATCGTTCAGGCACAGAGCATCACTAGACGCTACGATTTCAAT GTGCAAATGGCGAACGTGACGAGGCTGTGCGCCAGCAAGAGCATCGTGACGGTGAACGGGGAGTACCCCGGCCCGACGCTGGTGGCGAGGGAGGGCGATCGCGTGCTCGTCCGCGTCACCAACCACGTCGCGCACAACATGACGCTGCACTGGCACGGCATTCGGCAGCTGCGGAGCGGCTGGGCCGACGGGCCGGCGTACGTTACGCAGTGCCCGATTCAGACGGGCCAGAGCTACGTCTACAACTTCACCGTCGCCGGGCAGCGCGGCACGCTGTGGTGGCACGCGCACATCTCCTGGCTACGCGCCACCGTATACGGCGCCATCGTCATCCTCCCCAAGCTCGGCGTGCCTTACCCGTTCGTTGCGCCGCACAAGGAACTTCCTCTTCTCTTCGGCGAGTGGTGGAGGGCGGACACGGAGGCATTGATCAGCCAGGCGCTCCGGACGGGCGGCGCCCCAAACATCTCAGACGCTTTCACCATCAATGGCCTCCCTGGGCCGCTATACAACAGCTCCGCTAAAG ACACGTTCAAGCTGAAGGTGGAACCAGGAAAAACATACCTGCTGCGCCTCATCAACGCTGCTCTCAACGACGAGCTCTTCTTCTCCGTCGCCAACCACACACTCACCATCGTCGAAGTCGACGCAGTTTATGTCAAACCGTTCCCTGTCAAGACTCTGATAATCTCTCCGGGCCAGACCACAAACGTGCTCCTCACAGCCAAGCCGTTCTATCCCAAGGCTAACTTCTACATGTCCGCCGCGCCATACTCCGTCATCAGGCCTGGCACGTTCGACAACACCACCGTCGCCGGCATCCTCGAGTACCACAACCCTCATTCCGCCTCCGAGTCAAGCTTCGACAAGGACCTGCCACTCTTCAGGCCTACTCTGCCGAGGTTCAACGACACCGGCCTGGTCACCAACTTCACCTCCAAGCTCCGGAGCCTCGCCACACCGCAGTACCCGGCGGCCGTGCCGCAGTCGGTGGACAGGCGGTTCTTCTTCACGGTCGGGTTGGGCACACGCCCTTGCCCCGTGAATGCGACATGCCAGGGGCCTACCAACACCACACAGTTTGCGGCAGCCATCAACAACATCTCCTTGGTGCTTCCTTCCACGGCGCTCCTTCAGTCGCACTTCACAGGCAAGTCTCGAGGTGTCTATGGGTCAAACTTCCCGGTCCTGCCCCTCTCACAATTCAACTACACGGGGGTATCGCCGAACAACACGAACGTGGCCACCGGGACCAAGCTGCTCGTGCTACCATTCAACGCGTCGGTGGAGCTGGTGATGCAGGACACGAGCATCCTTGGCATCGAGAGCCACCCTCTGCACCTGCACGGCTTCAACTTCTTCGTTGTCGGGCAAGGGTTTGGCAACTACGACCCTGTGAATGACCCAATGAGGTTTAACCTCGTCGACCCCGTCGAGCGGAACACCGTCGGCGTGCCGGCTGGTGGATGGGTTGCCATACGGTTCCTTGCTGACAACCCAG GTGTATGGTTCATGCATTGCCATTTGGAGGTGCACACAACTTGGGGACTACGAATGGCATGGTTGGTGCTAGACGGGAGCCTGTCGAACCAGAAGCTGCTCCCCCCGCCATCCGATCTTCCCAAATGCTAG